The following nucleotide sequence is from Wolbachia endosymbiont (group E) of Neria commutata.
AACCTTTGTAGTAATTTAGGTATTTACCAATTTTTCTATGTTCAATATCATCTTCGTAAACTCCAAATGACCTGTAAATTTTTGCCTCAAGTTTATCAACATCATTTTTAGGTGATGTTGCAAATTTTGTTGCTTCAATAGCAGTGTTTACAAGTTTACGGGGCGCATTCAAATCTAGCTTTGTTAGATTAAATTCTTTACCTAAAATAGTTACATTCATAGGAAGCAACCTGCCAACCAAATTTGCCGCTCCTCCAGCTAGCCTATTAGGAAGTCCAGTAACAAAATTACCTAGAGCATCCAAACTGCCACCAATAGGTTTTTGCACATGTTCTGCTACTAACTCTCCTAATAAATCACCAGCACCAATGCCAGCACCAGTGTTAGCATGAGGACTATACATACTAGATATACTGTAAACACTGTATCCACCACCAGCAATATTTGAGCCCATTTCTTGCACTGACTTGCGCAATGAGAACATTAGAAATGAAAGCAAGAATAGTATAAAGATTTCCGCTGCATTGATTAAATAGCCTCTATTTATATCTTGCACTCTTTGATAGTCACTATTGTCTTGATACTTTTCATTTACTTTATAGAAATTCTGTAACCTACAACTTGTATTTTTTTTAATTATATTTTCCACTAAAAGCCTTATTTTATTTTTTAAATCTGATCGAATAATACCATTTTTGTAGTCACCAATTATTTCCTTATCTATGCCTTCTAGCTTTTTATCTATATTACTGATAAGTAATAAGATTTCAGACTGCTCCACTGCATGTAATAAACTATTTGTTAAACGAACCAGATCTTTTAAATCACAAGTCTTATTAACTACTATATCATTTTCTGCAATATAATGATCTGCTGGATTCCTCTCAGTGCCAGGAACTGGGTTAAAGAAAGGATAATCTATATAACGAAAACCTTTTTCAATATAATCAGGTGGAAGAGGGATATATCCAGCTCCACCGGTAAATTTTACTGTACCACCTGCTCTGCTCATACCTTCCATACTTTTATCTATGTTAAGCGGAGAGGCTTCTCCGATAGTATAAGGCACAAAAACTTGCCCTGGAGTCCAACCGAAATACTGCTTGTCCTGAATACAAAAACCTCCCATCCATGATGGAGCGCACAGCCTTATCTCTAACCATTTATTGTAGCATACAGTAAAACCTAATTGTCTATAGAAGGTGTTCATTATGATAGCAGCCAGCAATGACAATAGGGTGAACATCATAACTGATTGTAAACAAAAGCTGATACAGAATTTTATCCAACCTTCAAATAGGCTTTTTAGCTGTGAAAATAAAATGGAAATTAGGAACAGTGGCATGATAGCTATAAGAAAAGCTATTCCCATAAAACCAGAGAGAAATATTATGAAAGCATATAAACATAATAAGAAATATAAAACTATTCCTATGAAAATCGCCGGTACCATAAAGATGCTTGCCCACATTTGATAATGAAAAAACGCTGCAAACTTTTTCCAAACAGAATAAGCAAAAAATTTATCATACATATTCCCCATAAAGCTGAACAATTCGTCAGCATTTGAATTAGGGGCAAAATTAGTAATTATCTTTATCAACTGCTCAAGGCTTTCAACAAATAAAACAAGAAAATGATTATAGAAAAATTCAAAGCTTCCAGGAGATATTAATACTACTACGAGCGTGAACTTCATCATTCTGATAAGCATATCATGCTTAGTTTCTTGTATCATACCGAAAAGGTAAAGAAGTGATGAAATCACTATAAACAGAACAAGCAAGGAAAGTACAAAATTATGAAAACTTGAGCCCTCTTTCACTATGTTTTTGAACATGGCTTGCGCAGCTGCAGGTTCATCGCTATTGAAGTATGCTTTACAATTTTTATTGATCAATAACACGCATTTTAGATACTTATAAACTTCGTCAAAAAATTTAGGTTCACTTGGATGCTGAACTCCCCCCAAAAACTCAAATGAATACCCACCTGCATTATCTAAATAGTATCCATCTAATATTTTTACATATATTTTCCACCCCTTTTCTAATGGCAATACATCACACTTTTCATCCTTTAATTTGTTGCTATTCCTTTCTAAAGTAAAAACTCCACTTTCACCTTCTGCTGTAGAGTTGTAACCTAAGTGTATAGTAGGGGATGGAGGATTACGCATAGACTTCAGATTTTCATTTGGATCTGAGTCTATAAATGTCTTTTTACCATCACTACCTATTGAGGATCTTCTAAATAAAAGATACGCACCATGGCCATTGGTGAACCAACATGGAACGCCACGTGATATCATATTTGTATCTTTGCCTTCATCAATACATTTACAATTTACGTCAGAACAATTTGAAAGATCTTGTTTCTTTATTTTATAATCATTACAAACCAAGTGAAAATCAGGCAAGCTGTTATCACCCTTCCCTCCTTCAAATTTAGTTGCGTACTTTAATTGCTCCAAACTCTGCAAATCATAGTTACCCTTAGATTCTTTCTTATTATTATTA
It contains:
- a CDS encoding type IV secretion system protein is translated as MQSRLGNRWFRLLLFAAYMLIIGCSKNDMPFPRCISADYFGPEPVAVSAHFTSDHEDFIPEDGEIIDSDTGEINYGFHHNQVVKWKDTGLETNGDSLIVRVNGAWTSWSNNNKKESKGNYDLQSLEQLKYATKFEGGKGDNSLPDFHLVCNDYKIKKQDLSNCSDVNCKCIDEGKDTNMISRGVPCWFTNGHGAYLLFRRSSIGSDGKKTFIDSDPNENLKSMRNPPSPTIHLGYNSTAEGESGVFTLERNSNKLKDEKCDVLPLEKGWKIYVKILDGYYLDNAGGYSFEFLGGVQHPSEPKFFDEVYKYLKCVLLINKNCKAYFNSDEPAAAQAMFKNIVKEGSSFHNFVLSLLVLFIVISSLLYLFGMIQETKHDMLIRMMKFTLVVVLISPGSFEFFYNHFLVLFVESLEQLIKIITNFAPNSNADELFSFMGNMYDKFFAYSVWKKFAAFFHYQMWASIFMVPAIFIGIVLYFLLCLYAFIIFLSGFMGIAFLIAIMPLFLISILFSQLKSLFEGWIKFCISFCLQSVMMFTLLSLLAAIIMNTFYRQLGFTVCYNKWLEIRLCAPSWMGGFCIQDKQYFGWTPGQVFVPYTIGEASPLNIDKSMEGMSRAGGTVKFTGGAGYIPLPPDYIEKGFRYIDYPFFNPVPGTERNPADHYIAENDIVVNKTCDLKDLVRLTNSLLHAVEQSEILLLISNIDKKLEGIDKEIIGDYKNGIIRSDLKNKIRLLVENIIKKNTSCRLQNFYKVNEKYQDNSDYQRVQDINRGYLINAAEIFILFLLSFLMFSLRKSVQEMGSNIAGGGYSVYSISSMYSPHANTGAGIGAGDLLGELVAEHVQKPIGGSLDALGNFVTGLPNRLAGGAANLVGRLLPMNVTILGKEFNLTKLDLNAPRKLVNTAIEATKFATSPKNDVDKLEAKIYRSFGVYEDDIEHRKIGKYLNYYKGCVGSHLGYTLEDAMKFTWEHGLDSTGKRGYEHNLLYRAKSHREEFLKKLHDYTIGYKRKPEKDKDEDGDSQSHESTNASPVDPTSGELLQAKTSPPSETVIRSTPSSRTTRNSLKGKAPSPPTLSEKKVSRDVPTDLPGQESDEEQS